The Rosa rugosa chromosome 1, drRosRugo1.1, whole genome shotgun sequence genomic sequence ttttgttttgttttttcttttcctttcagtCTTTACCAAATGAATTTTCCAAGAGGTATCTTATGAAGCTGCCTGCTGGCCTTGCCATCCTTCGAGTTTCGGATGGAAGAACTTGGCCTGTTAACTTCAAGTTTGATCATGCAAACTCAAGGGCTCGACTCCTGAAGGGTTGGTCACCTTTTGTGAGGGACAATAATTTGAAAGTTGGTGATGTGTGTGTCTTTACCCTAATTAACTGCATTGAACTTTTATTTGAAGTTGCCTTTTTTCCCACAGAAAAGTCCACAAATTTTCCATCGTCAACAGGTAAAACTGTTCATTTGTGAATTTGTGCTCCATTAGCTCTGCATACCTTACACattgtttgttgttttctttgcaTGTGATTTGGGGCAAGGCAGGTCATGGCAGAGGAAGATTAATTGTTCAAGTTGAAAAAACAAGAAGACCTGTAGTTAAAATTGAACCTGAATGCAACATGGATGGTGAAATTGGTCCTTCTTGCTCTCTTGAAATTGGTAAGTGCACTAGAATGAGAAATTCTCTTAATCAAAGTCAAGAATAAGAATGacattatttctttcttttactgtAGGCAACAAAATGTCGAAAATTAGTGTGCAGGTTACTCAAAGGTCTTCTTCATCTTTGAGGGCTTCAGATGTTAATCTTGAAGCTGCTAACAAGTTCTCCTCGAAGAATCCCTTCTTCAAAGTCACTATCGGGTCAGGCCATTCTGTGGTATCGTCGTTCACATCATTAACATTTGCTTCAATCTCTGTATTTAGATTGTACTGCTTACTAATTAATACATCCTCTCATGCAGCATGTCCCAGTTAAATTTTCTAGCAGTTTCATCAAACAGAAGAAGCAAACAGTGATGCTTCAGGTCAAAGATACATTGTGGCCTGTGAATTTAATTTCTAGTGAGCCGTGTTCAACTTCAATTTGTGGCGGTTGGGCTGCATTTTCCAAGGAAAATTGTTTAAGAGAAGGAGATGTTTGCATATTTGAGCTCATAGAGATGAATGACATAGTACTGCAAGTTCACATATTTAGATATTGCTTAGAAGGGGAGAGTCATGTCCTGTCAAGAGGCGTATGAGGAGGTCTATTATTACAGTTGGTATCGAAATATAACATTTTTGCTGTTGTTCGGGGGTCTCTGGATACCAGAATCCTAGAGGATGCTTTCTCTCTGTTCTGTCAATTGTTATGGGATTGAAGAATTTCTGATCTCAAAAATCTTTTGTTTATAGGTACAATTTACCATATTTCATTAGTAAATTGCACATAACTTATTATGCTGCTATAGTTAAAtttgaagggagaagagagtcCCCTACTTTGGCCATTTTCTGAGTGAATAAAGAGGACCATTTTTTGATTTATGCATGTCATCCTCCAGCAGAAGCTCAGAAAGAGAAGGACAATCAATTTTATATGATTGGCTTGAGTTGCCATTGACAAGGACTCATTTTCTCTTCCTTGTCAATGGCGAAAAATAACTTGAATCAGGGTAggataacaaaaatataaacaaaGACAGCTAACGATTAGAGGACGTTGGAAGTGCTTGCCTGTCCTTCATCAGCACAGGCAAGTTTGAAAGTGCTTGCTGCACCAAACTTCTTATGTCGATCATGGTAATCTTTAGCATTGTTCTCATCATCATTTTCGGAAGAATCAGGTGGTGATGAATCGTGAATACTTTTCAGTGGGCAATCGTAACGTGGATTGGCGAGAATGTTGACTTGACAGTGATGAGTGATTTCTATCACAGTGATACCAGTACCATCAATGGGGATATTTTCCCATGGTGCTCCATCAATGGTCATCTTCACAACCTCTTCTTCACCATCAATAAACTCGAAACGAAGTCCCCGCACCTAGCAATAGGATTACCTTTTTGAGTTTATGCAAGAAATAAAATACTTATTCAACTTTAATTGGGAATTCAAAATAAACCGGATTCAATGCTAACTAGCTACAACTTCATAATGAGTTCAATTGGCAGCACACTGATGGGCATTGAAGAACCTTCAGATTATAGAGTCTATGACATATGTCCTTGCAAGAAAGAACAGGTACTTGAAACAATTCGCAAAATCAGATTATGGCAACAATACTGATTATGAGTTCAAGGTAATGACATGCACAGGTTCAAAGAACACAGGACGAGGTTGACTACTAGCATGCAATGTAGGCAAGTCAAACTTGGAAGACGAAGAAATCTCAACTCTTTTTAGATATTAAACTGAAAGTGCtcacaaattgaaacaaagaagAGCTAAGATGGATGGTTgaccaaaaacacaaaatccaaGCTTTGCTTTAAACAATATGGCAACAGGCTCGGCACCAATATTGATATACTTAGTAAATAGCACATGTCAATCAAAAagatgagaaaagaaaagaagcaatTTGAAAATAAGTTTAAGATGATATATAACCTGGTCAAGGTGAATTGAACCTTCACTTAGAGGAAAGAAAACATCCCTGTAACCAATAATTTCAAGATGTCTATCATCAATGACAGACGGAATCAGGTCTCTCTGTAGTTCATTTCAACCAATAAAGTTTTAATTAATAAGTGCAAAAGCGAATAACGACAAGACTTGCAAATGCCATTCACAGAAACATTATAAATacatcaaaaattaaaataaaaaaaatgaaaataaggtACCTCTTTCCGCTCTTTCTTAATAATTTCAGTTCTAGGCAAGTTAAGGCAAAGAATTGACTTGATGCTGTACACCAAAGAGACAAAATCTTAGACGAACAATCATAAGTCTGTGTGCACGCGTAGTGTTTTAGTGCCTCTGCTGTCCAGTTTGTCTATGCATGCTTGTATTAGCAATTGTTTTATGGATGTAATAAACTTATTATGAGGTTCAAAACTTATGACAACCATTACTTTTACTCCCTACTAGGTACCATGATAGTAACAATGAAGTTGCTGCTAACTTTTTTGGATATCCAGATGTTTTACCTTTATCCTCCATAATATCTCTCAGAGTAATatctaaacaaataaaaagagataCAATACTAAGGAAAGTAATGCTAATGACTGGATTCTATCAGAACTTCATATGGTAAATCTCATTACAAAGTCTGCAGACTACAGAGCATTGCCCAGTTCACACTGGCAGCAATGAAAATAATCTGTTTTGATAaccaaagaagaaaatgaaaggaATTGAAGATTCCAAAGTAACTTTACAAACATTTTGAGTTGAAAATGTAAGTACTTAAAATCAatcacataaaataaatataagcTTGATACCTGCTAGGAATATCAAGTGTATCCCACTGATCAAGTTGTTTCATAACCTTTATACATGCAACTGATGATAAGGTCCTGCCAGGGAAAAGGAATACTACTAGTAAACTATATACATACGTACTGATACCTTATATGACTAGGATACAATGTCATTAATTATTTACAACTAATCAATATTACCTACATCTTTGAGGTAGGCAGGTAGcatgagaaaaggaaaaaaaagaagagatagCTAACCTTTGAGTAGGTTGAAAGCAGTGATTTCCACATCCTCGGCGAGCAACATACTCTATAGATGATAAAAAGAATTTAATAAGAAAATGTACTTATACTCCGTTATATCAAAAGCCAAGATCAAAATGTAAACAATACAAGTAGTTCCTGACTTATGAGGTGAGTTGTATTCAAGTCTTCAACCTATATTTTTTCAGTTTTGAATGTCGACTACATCAATTCTGTTACTTCTAGATCAATTTACGGGGTAATTTTTGTACATCACCATGCCCTAGACTCCCCTTCTTCTCATCTCAACTCTGCCATTAAGTCCGTATACAGAAAAGTAGTAGGGAAAATGCTTACCCAGGCTGAAGTAGTTCCAAAATCCTCCAAAGAGTGTGAGCTTATCCTAATAAATAAGAAGGGAAGATGGTGGAGAAATTTGAAAATGTAAACACAAAAAAATGAGACGGACACAAAAACTCGTCAGCAGGATCTGTAGTGTTGATTTCATAGGAGAGTTAGAATGTTCTATTTCAAAAATGTGCATACGCCTCTTGGGAGAATTGGCAGCAATACTATTGTTTCAAAAATGTTCTGTTTCAAAAACATACTATTGCGGCCAATTATAATCAAATCCTACTAGTATCGATCCATTAGTTAGTTGAAACAAATGTTTCCCAATATAATAAACTATAAACTATATGATTCACACTAAATATTGATGATGATTAGAGTATATAGAAATTAACCAATACATGAGTAACCACAACTCAAATTAAATGTGCATTATCAGCGTTGATATTCTACCCGAGATCATAAGAAATGATTTATATGGAATTGAGGACGTACGATAGCACTCCAAAACAAGAAAAGGGAATTGTGTTTGTAACGACTACTGGACAGATTTCAGAAAGAAAATGAGCACCTTCTTACCGCATTTTGCATATTCCCTTCATGAACAGGACGAAATAGATGCAAAGAATGTGGTATTCGTATTTCTTGAGTGGCTTTCATCCTAATGAGAACATGCCAGCTGAATCCAATAACAAAAGGTTACCACCCTACAAGCATATTAATGTAATACGGCTAAATAAATGTTACTAGTTTTTACTCAGTCAACTCAATGAGAAGCAGACCAAGTAAAAGAAAGGTAATTGCATCTGCTGAAAAATAAACACTATTACCAAGAAAAAGCATAGTGCAACATACCCTCTCTACGTGTTCAATTGGCAAATATTTTGCATGGAAAAAGTTCTGGTACCTGtcagttttcattttctccGCACGTTGTACATCTTCCAGGGAGAATATCAGTGTCGGATTATCATGAGAAATGCACTTCTGGAAATTAGCAGAGCATCATAAATTAAATGATGCCAGGCACAGCATATCATacatttacatatagttaaataGAAAGACGCAGAAGAAAGTGAAGAATGAGCTAGCAGCTACTTCTCTCCAGTTTCTTTTGAAGTAcggtgaaaaacaaaaacaaaagactaCAAATAAACCATATTCCTCAACTGAAGAATGACTAACCACCAAATTCAGTTTgttatatacattttttttaaaaaaaaattaatagtatATAACGATTGTAATAAGTCATCATTTTCGCAAGAATTGGTAAAATGCATTTCACCAGTTATAATTTGTCCCTCTATCAGGATTCTGGAGAGTCCTCAATAAAACAAACCCAGTTAAATGTTACTCATCTTTGCATGAAAATTACCAAGGACTTATGGCAGTTATCATGTTATAAGtataatacaaaaaaaatacattAATACAGGTAGATACTGAAACAGACACCCCATATGTGACTCTATGCATACAGCATATAGTAGTTATGAAATCATGCACTCTGGAAACATGCACTGACTTCTTAAATAACTAGAGGCCAGGAAGCAACAAACTACAAACTTTGCAATCAGTCAATATATATAATGCTCATTGGACTAAAACTTGTTACCTTTGGCCCAGTAACATATCTGACAACATGCCCAAGCCTTTGAAAATCTATCAAGAAATCAACAGCCATAAAAATAGCCTTGTTAAAAAGATAAATGTCCTACCCATCCAAATGACTTTGAGATGCTACCACTTATCAGAGAACTATCTCCCAACGGTATTGGAGCAATGGAGGGTAACTCTGGCAATTTTAGATCACAGATAACTCCCAATATCCAGTTAGCCACAGAATCCTGACCAACAATCTGAGAATGATCGAATGTACTGTATATGTCAGAAATACAGCCACTGGACACCAAAAAATctatttagaaaaaataagtCCCACGACGTAACTCAGGAGAAGTTGAACTCAGATCAATccaaacaacaaaagaaaatgtggaTGCATTGTCTATAGAGATATGTGTTAACACATTACTCACTATAATCGTCATCGTCTTTTGAATTCCATCAGCAAAAGCATATCCTTTACGCTTAAGCTTTTCTAAAGTACTGTAAACATCCTTTAGCACCCTCTCAGGATTATCTGCCTTTATTTTTTGCCCGTAATCAGAATTCTCTTCAAAAACAGCAAAAACCTAGAAAAGGAATGAGCTATAAAGGTGAAAAGGCATGCCTCTTTACAGCAACATGGGTCAAAGtttcttttaaaaaataattacaCTCCGAGTTaccaagagaaaaaaataaaataaagaaccTGCTTTTTATTAAGATGGTAGCGAAATTTGTCAAGTAATTTTTCTCCAGGCTGTTTACTTTTCATATCAATGAACACTAGCACTGGGAATTTTGGTATATGGACAGCAGGTTCAACATCCAAGTCAGGTTGAAGCAATTCATCAGGTATGTACATCTCCTTCAAGAAGCGGTTGGACCTACATTAATCCACAAAATATCACCCCTATTTGTTTTCCTTCTTTATATGAGAAAAGAATCTAACAAAAGTCCAAGATGAAGGATATAAAATTCATTCATATATCAGACACTATCTCAAAATAAAGCAGTTTAACTGAAGAATGAACTACAAAAGATCACTCATATatataatacacacacacacgcacacacactCATATAAAGCCATCAATCTGAAAGGAAATAAACAGTAGATAGAGGAAAAGTAGAGAAGAATACTCAATGTCACGAATCCGTTTGGGAATGATTCCTGCGAGTTCCTTAGCAGCCAGTGGTAGACCGTAACATTGATCCTTAATTTCATTCTTAATCTTTTCCAAAGTTTCATGAGTTGACATGTGTAAAACTTCTTTGTTATCCTTGATAGTCTCCAAAAATATACGCCAGCAGCTTTCTCTGTCCAAAGGCTTAACAAGAATCATATTCCTTGTGCCAACCATGTGTTGAGCAACTTCTGGTATCCTAGTGGTGACAATGACAGCACCACCCCTACCCCTAGGCAATGCATGCGATAACCGATCCTGAAAGGTACTACCTAAATCCGAATAGAAGTTGTTAATGTGCCACACATCATCCAATACAATCAAATACCTTCTACCCGATAACAGTTCGTTGAGCCTTTCCAAGAGAGAAGTCAGAGAACCAAGGTTAGAGATATCTCCCTCCTCCTCGACTATGGCACCATTGCCATTACCCATCTCCCCCAACTTTAGAAGAATACAGGTCACAATCCTAATGCTGACCCTATATGTAAACACATCTTTTTCTTTGACTATATCCGACAAACATAACCAAATTATAGGAGAAAACTcatccttcactctctgcctaTTCAAAACCAGGTGCACCAGAGTAGTCTTACCTACACCAGCAATGCCAACTATCCCAATTGCCGTAAATCCATTTCCGTCACCGCCAAAGAGCAGGCCCTCAATGTCCTCTGCATGCTCATCGGATCTGATCACTTTTGGCTCTGGAGATACAACCTCGTTCTGATCACCAATTAGAATCATCCGGTCAGCCATTATACTCGTCTGGTCACAAAGTACAAGAGTGGAATAAAATTTTTCCTCTTCAACCAAAGCAGCAAACTTGCATTTCATGGCGTGGAGGCGCTTCTTCATCTTTCGGATGAAACAATACATGAAAGGGTTGAAGTGCAAGAGCTTCTTGTTGATATGCTTACACTCATTTGCGAAGACTCGGCAGTCGGCCAATGCGTCGTTAAGCTCGTAAAGCAAAGACACAGCCTTGAGGCAAAGATCAACTCCGAGTGGGGTTTTTATCGCTGGGTTTATCTTTATCTCCTCCACGAAACATTTGATGGCTGCGAAGTAAGGAATGAAGATGAAATCTGATAATTCAGACCCTGCATCGTGAATGGACTTCAAGAACTTGTGCCGTAGGAACTCGGCAACTTCCGGTGTCATTCCTTCTCCTTCAACTTTTGGCTCAACCTCAATACAGATATAATCGAATAAACGACTTTatcagaaagagaaagaaagaaaaaaagatggaaAGAAAGTGGAGCAGTCGGGCTATAATGCAGAGACAGAACCGAAAGGACGACAGCTTTTCGGAGAAGCAACTTGTCATATaatattattaatatatccTAGTCAATAAGAAACCTACAACAGCATAAATAATGCACATGTACATGTACCTGAAGTTCATGTATATCCGCAACCTTCATCCTTGCATACAGCTCTAGTAAATTCCATTTCAAGAATTTTGACTTCAGTTCATCCCGTCCTTTAATTGGTTCAATGAACCGGGTACGCTCGCAAAACCAAAACTGCAAGGAAACCAGTAAAGACAATTAACCAAAACAGCATTGAAATCCACTAAACCATATTTGCTACAATATACTTGATCATCATCAGACACAAAATTATAGGAAATAAACCTCACCAACAGGGCAATAAGACAACCACAAGCACTTTCAGGCCGACCATTCATATTCAAAAGGGAGTTATCCAAGTAATTCTTCACTGCAGGTGCCCAGGCATAGACCGACATTGATTCTAGGTCCTCTATGTATGGTACTATAAACCAGCTAAGGTCATTACCGCTATTGCAGAAAAATAGTGTTACACAAAAATAGAGACAAAccaacctaacaaaatcactttCATTCTCAAGCCCCCTCATTTTAGCTACATCTTTGATTTGTTGCTCCTGGATCACCTTGGACAACCTTTTCACTCTAGGGAATTGATTACAAGCATttatatacgtgtaattatatctaaaatactagaattaaACTAATCTtcatgtcaattattatgtaattaatccacttttatttattttatagaaaataagcggagttacAGAAATCGTGAGAAAACAAGACGAAATTGAAGCTAATTGAAATTatcgacaaaaggacgaaaagTCAACAATGGTCAACTGGTCAATACAAGCAAATATGTGAAAAAAACAAATCATTGGTTTGAGCTCGGGGGAAAGcaaatgaagaagagaagaaaatggaagaaaagaagaaaaaagaggaaagaaaaatagaaaggaagaagaagaaaattgttGTCAGTTAatcaatgatttaattaattaatcaaatcttTGATTAATCAATCAAAGTCAGTCATCATCCATCATCCATCATCCATCACGTGCTCAGCAATGGCAATTAAACAATagttttgttttcaaattaCTCCAGCATTTAATCACATGGTCTTCCTCATCCAAATCTCAGCCACAAACCCATCTATTCCTctaggtcaaaaaaaaaaacggcaGGGGAGACTATATACAGAGCCCTTCtagttagggctgtcaatgggtcgtgtcgggttgggttcgtgtcgggtcaaggtatttatcGTGTCGTAAGATACAAattcaaacctaacccatttaataatcgtgttaaaaatttaaacccaaacccaacctatttattaaacagaTTACCTGTTTCCAACctgcttaacccatttaataaataggttgtgtcgtgtttgacaaaatgactcatttaaggaTTAACAATgagacccatttaactaaaaaaatataaaaattgattaaattcactaaaaactccacaagacgaagaatataaataattatatataattcataaataattaaatccaataattataaagcaaaatattttaaattgtttaatcttatgatcaaatactcccaacgtctaaAATATCAAGATGAAGTAtaacataatcgggttatacgggttcacttcgtgttggcgggttaacccgtggccgacccatttattaaatgggtcatggcgggttgacccacggccgacccgctttttaatcgtgcgggttcaacccgctttatttcgtgcgggtttcgagtcgtgttatcgggtcatgtcggaattgacagccctacttctagtgagggattcatttttttggtcttttctagggatagggcattagaccaacttttcgatcatattttagcatcttaaccgttcagattttaggtccaaatgtgtagatcacttctgaaaattttcatccaaattgattatcgttaacgCGTTCAAAACAGcgacttaagattataagtatgaacggttcaagtttgacagattagGTTCGTccgttgatttaatctagttttaTACCTttacgatcaccgatttggctgaaaatttgcagaaatgatctacacattaggatataaaaactgaacggttgagatgccgaaatgtgatcgaaaagttagtctaatgctctatccctataaaagaccaaaaaaggaATCCCTGGAatggccctatatatatatatatatataactttctCTCTTCTCCAGGAGGCGGCTGACACCATTTTTCATCATCTTTCTTCTAACACCGAAAACCACACCTCCATACTCtcatcttcttttcttctcctcaccaaaattctctcttctcatcttttcttctcctcaccaagatccacaccacctcaccaaaattccatCTTCTCATATTTTATTTTCCTCACTACTTCACCACAAAACCTCACCAATTTCACAAGATTCAAAGGGGGAAACCCAagcatcaagagcttcactacCATTAAATTTGGGTAAAAGTAGTGAGCCATAAATCAAGGATAGCCATAATTGCTCTATAGCAATTTGTGGTTTGTCCATGTTACTCCTTACTTCTTTTCACTTTTTTTCCTctttaaattatgtattttgatgtTAGTTTGGTGATGAGTAGTGAGTAGTTTTATTGTTGGGGGCTAGGGTTGTGTGTCCTAgtccaaattttgtgtaaaagatgcttattttaatgtaatgatgcaattttcatatgatggatgcttatatctatttttgttgggttaaaatgcatatctaagagcctagtcaactctatggtgtgtattttgagcatgtctaggacggagttagaggcttgaccccctctaattcctaagttAGAAActttcaatttcgtattcgaggggttataagtatggtgatttacacccatTGCGTGAATGCATGGGCGgttcgcttagtagtctaattccttgatctttaggcctcttgatgtgaattagagacccttgaaccggctctaattcatatCAAGTGAGTTTCtacggtccttgagccttgaacggccttggatacgactaccgccaaagtaggaaatttgcatctacattagattagttTCCGACACAtaagatttgggtgaaggaacctccctaacacctGACATTCTCATTCATCTtgtttacacttttattaattaatttctttgcattttattactttttgttaagttcAAATCAACTCTCAAACATTAAATCGATCGAATCATTTGTGTATACCCATCTTaaggctacaagttagtggctttaaataggcttggtgtgagctgagcattgccaaggcttggtgccttgatagtttatagtttttattttactttatatttGTCTTGTGTGCTTTTAGTATCCTGCCGCCAATTATCttggttaggtccaacacctaatccccgaggtacgataaactaaggtccaaatacttcccttacctgacacgattcgtacgcttgcgagagtatatGATTCAAGTCAGGAATCGTCTTTTAATGAAAGCAGAAtccccttttctcttcttctggtTTATATTTGTCTTGTGTGCTTTTAGTATCCTACCGCCAATTATCttggttaggtccaacacctaatccccgaggtacgataaactaaggtccaaatacttcccttacctgacacgattcgtacgcttgcgagagtatatGATTCAAGTCAGGAATCGTCTTTTAATGAAAGCAGAAtccccttttctcttcttctggtTAAGGTTGATCTCACGGCCTTCAATATTCAAACCAAACAGTTCTGCAATGTCACCTATAGATACAgtaccagtaatttccccaaacTGAAAACAGTTTCTTTCCTTGTCAAAACATTTTAAAAGAGAAACGATGTCAACATTAGATTCCCTACAAGTAGAGTCTGTTATTTGCCGCTCATAAAAAGCTCTAAACAAATTCCTGAACGGTGTGGCCTCTAACAAATCAAGCTTTACTTCAGTAATATCTGCCCTTAACTCGTCGGTCATAACATGTCCAAACTTGAGAAGGTCGCACCTAAACTCTAGGTGGGAGTATTCTTTagccatcaagaacttgtagaatctagtgagaaaaaagaagagaaaaaaaaaactaaagttaAACATgccatcaagaacttgtagagtctattatacctattcaatagcataaaccctaaaaatcacaaaaaaaataCCTCTTCGTTCGGAAGACACACGCCT encodes the following:
- the LOC133725718 gene encoding uncharacterized protein LOC133725718, which encodes MTPEVAEFLRHKFLKSIHDAGSELSDFIFIPYFAAIKCFVEEIKINPAIKTPLGVDLCLKAVSLLYELNDALADCRVFANECKHINKKLLHFNPFMYCFIRKMKKRLHAMKCKFAALVEEEKFYSTLVLCDQTSIMADRMILIGDQNEVVSPEPKVIRSDEHAEDIEGLLFGGDGNGFTAIGIVGIAGVGKTTLVHLVLNRQRVKDEFSPIIWLCLSDIVKEKDVFTYRVSIRIVTCILLKLGEMGNGNGAIVEEEGDISNLGSLTSLLERLNELLSGRRYLIVLDDVWHINNFYSDLGSTFQDRLSHALPRGRGGAVIVTTRIPEVAQHMVGTRNMILVKPLDRESCWRIFLETIKDNKEVLHMSTHETLEKIKNEIKDQCYGLPLAAKELAGIIPKRIRDIESNRFLKEMYIPDELLQPDLDVEPAVHIPKFPVLVFIDMKSKQPGEKLLDKFRYHLNKKQVFAVFEENSDYGQKIKADNPERVLKDVYSTLEKLKRKGYAFADGIQKTMTIIIVGQDSVANWILGVICDLKLPELPSIAPIPLGDSSLISGSISKSFGWKCISHDNPTLIFSLEDVQRAEKMKTDSWHVLIRMKATQEIRIPHSLHLFRPVHEGNMQNADKLTLFGGFWNYFSLEYVARRGCGNHCFQPTQRTLSSVACIKVMKQLDQWDTLDIPSSIKSILCLNLPRTEIIKKERKERDLIPSVIDDRHLEIIGYRDVFFPLSEGSIHLDQVRGLRFEFIDGEEEVVKMTIDGAPWENIPIDGTGITVIEITHHCQVNILANPRYDCPLKSIHDSSPPDSSENDDENNAKDYHDRHKKFGAASTFKLACADEGQASTSNVL